From one Neofelis nebulosa isolate mNeoNeb1 chromosome 4, mNeoNeb1.pri, whole genome shotgun sequence genomic stretch:
- the PALM3 gene encoding paralemmin-3 isoform X3: MALQSQMWSPATPTPMAESSLYRQRLEVIAEKRRLQEEIRAARRELEEEKLRVERLKRKSLRERWLMDGAAEEPEQQEDSTSKDPQSPEGQAQARIRNLEDSLFTLQSQLQLLQSASTGAQHKSPGRPTWRRQGHRPLSQPTVEAGPTGHTDLSRRASLPAGPVDTSPESPSEPRDEAVRVPPTLRLFPGAAGASSEANGPCPGPSPAAEQGPSQGLAASEGGVGEAKGRGVVEVVWEGLRATEDCAAEATGPELEAKVEEMVLEAIGDRQEAACPEPPSWVKEDRGIVEVVWEGVGGPESSDSEATGEGGRGQKAAQTSSPRLQVRLEGAAPGEGGVPRGSSDGDGPGGSGGEEGSFIWVERVTLSEEWEELGEELVVEGLEGPRARGSGGGPESPLGVERGAGEDAWGAGRSQAEEPVESVGEGKKGTEEEAGADGSLVGERGGSEGSLEPERGGGEEKLRPERKAVEEPLSAARKAVEGPLRAERERGEGPLRVEQKEGEEKLEASEEPLVTEGKEGEKSLEAEEGGGEAPSEAERTGGKALSGAEKGGEAPSEAERTGGEALGGAEEGGGEAPSEAERGGEASLKAEETDVVEDHLSPEEQRESGGGKECQAEEVSEAGASLGAKEESRPEEEGPQPQEKQEGSLEEESVRPQTPAEGQGPSGDATTPLLAETPAPEQPAECQPLLQVEGPRANPSARPVPTYAPARQPEPPAPPEGEEASGPKRKTCQCCVVM, encoded by the exons ATGGCcctgcagagccagatgtggtcTCCGGCCACACCCAC GCCCATGGCCGAGAGCTCCCTCTATCGGCAGCGGCTAGAGGTCATTGCT GAGAAGCGGCGGCTGCAGGAGGAGATCCGCGCCGCGCGCCGGGAGCTGGAAGAGGAGAAACTCCGCGTGGAGCGGCTCAAG AGGAAGTCTCTCCGGGAGCGTTGGCTCATGGACGGGGCAGCTGAGGAGCCGGAGCAGCAGGAGGACTCCACCTCTAAAGACCCCCAGTCACCTGAGGGCCAGGCTCAGGCCCGAATCCGCAACTTGGAAGACAGCTTGTTCAC aCTCCAATCCCAGCTGCAGCTGTTGCAAAGTGCATCCACAGGTGCCCAGCACAAGTCCCCCGGCAGGCCCACCTGGCGCAGACAG GGTCATCGACCTCTCTCCCAGCCTACCGTGGAGGCAGGTCCCACAG gCCACACTGATCTGAGCAGGAGAGCCTCCCTCCCAGCTGGACCAGTGGACACCTCCCCAGAGTCCCCCTCTGAGCCCAGAGATGAGGCTGTCAGGGTTCCACCCACCCTGAGGCTGTTCCCTGGGGCAGCAGGGGCCTCCTCAGAAGCCAACGGCCCCTGCCCTGGACCCAGCCCCGCTGCAGAACAGGGGCCGAGTCAGGGGCTGGCAGCATCTGAGGGGGGCGTGGGTGAGGCCAAAGGAAGGGGCGTGGTGGAGGTGGTatgggaggggctgagggccACAGAGGACTGTGCCGCGGAGGCCACAGGCCCAGAGCTGGAGGCTAAGGTGGAGGAAATGGTGCTGGAGGCCATTGGGGACAGGCAGGAAGCTGCCTGCCCAGAGCCCCCGTCCTGGGTGAAGGAGGACAGGGGCATCGTGGAGGTGgtctgggagggggtgggagggccgGAGAGCAGCGACTCCGAGGccacaggggaggggggcaggggccagAAGGCCGCGCAGACCAGCTCCCCGAGGCTCCAGGTGAGGCTAGAGGGAGCAGCTCCTGGAGAAGGCGGCGTCCCCAGGGGCAGCTCTGACGGTGATGGGCCAGGGGGctctggaggagaggaggggtccTTCATTTGGGTGGAGAGGGTGACCCTCAGCGAAGAgtgggaggagctgggggaggagctGGTCGTGGAGGGGTTGGAAGGGCCAAGGGCACGGGGAAGCGGGGGAGGGCCTGAGAGTCcgctgggggtggagaggggggcaggggaggatgCCTGGGGGGCGGGAAGGAGCCAGGCAGAGGAACCGGTGGAGTCAGTGGGCGAAGGAAAGAAGGGGACTGAGGAAGAGGCAGGGGCAGACGGGTctctggtgggggagaggggggggagCGAGGGCTCTTTGGagccagagaggggaggaggggaggaaaagctgaggccagagaggaaaGCAGTTGAGGAACCACTGTCAGCCGCAAGAAAGGCAGTCGAGGGACctttgagggcagagagggaaagaggtgagGGGCCGTTGCGAGTAGAGCAGAAAGAAGGTGAAGAAAAACTAGAGGCGAGCGAAGAACCATTGGtgacagagggaaaggaaggcgAGAAATCactggaggcagaggaaggaggaggtgagGCGCCATcggaggcagagagaacaggaggtAAGGCACTATCGGGAGCTGAGAAAGGAGGTGAGGCGCCATcggaggcagagagaacaggaggtgAGGCACTagggggggcagaggaaggaggag gtgagGCGCCGtcggaagcagagagaggaggggaggcgtCACTGAAGGCAGAGGAGACTGACGTGGTTGAAGATCATCTGAGtccagaagagcagagagagtccggaggaggaaaggaatgtcaGGCAGAGGAGGTGAGTGAGGCAGGGGCTTCCTTGGGGGCCAAGGAGGAGTCAAGGCCGGAAGAGGAAGGACCACAGCCCCAGGAGAAGCaggaaggctccctggaggaagAATCTGTAAGGCCCCAAACCCCTGCTGAGGGCCAGGGCCCCTCAGGGGACGCCACCACCCCCCTCCTGGCTGAGACCCCAGCTCCAGAGCAGCCTGCCGAGTGCCAGCCACTGCTTCAGGTGGAAGGGCCCAGGGCCAACCCTAGTGCCCGCCCTGTGCCCACCTATGCACCTGCCCGGCAGCCCGAGCCACCTGCCCCTCCCGAGGGTGAAGAGGCAAGTGGCCCTAAGCGAAAGACGTGCCAGTGTTGTGTGGTCATGTGA
- the PALM3 gene encoding paralemmin-3 isoform X1: MALQSQMWSPATPTPMAESSLYRQRLEVIAEKRRLQEEIRAARRELEEEKLRVERLKRKSLRERWLMDGAAEEPEQQEDSTSKDPQSPEGQAQARIRNLEDSLFTLQSQLQLLQSASTGAQHKSPGRPTWRRQGHRPLSQPTVEAGPTGHTDLSRRASLPAGPVDTSPESPSEPRDEAVRVPPTLRLFPGAAGASSEANGPCPGPSPAAEQGPSQGLAASEGGVGEAKGRGVVEVVWEGLRATEDCAAEATGPELEAKVEEMVLEAIGDRQEAACPEPPSWVKEDRGIVEVVWEGVGGPESSDSEATGEGGRGQKAAQTSSPRLQVRLEGAAPGEGGVPRGSSDGDGPGGSGGEEGSFIWVERVTLSEEWEELGEELVVEGLEGPRARGSGGGPESPLGVERGAGEDAWGAGRSQAEEPVESVGEGKKGTEEEAGADGSLVGERGGSEGSLEPERGGGEEKLRPERKAVEEPLSAARKAVEGPLRAERERGEGPLRVEQKEGEEKLEASEEPLVTEGKEGEKSLEAEEGGGEAPSEAERTGGKALSGAEKGGEAPSEAERTGGEALGGAEEGGGEAPLEAEEGGGEAPSEAERGGEASLKAEETDVVEDHLSPEEQRESGGGKECQAEEVSEAGASLGAKEESRPEEEGPQPQEKQEGSLEEESVRPQTPAEGQGPSGDATTPLLAETPAPEQPAECQPLLQVEGPRANPSARPVPTYAPARQPEPPAPPEGEEASGPKRKTCQCCVVM; encoded by the exons ATGGCcctgcagagccagatgtggtcTCCGGCCACACCCAC GCCCATGGCCGAGAGCTCCCTCTATCGGCAGCGGCTAGAGGTCATTGCT GAGAAGCGGCGGCTGCAGGAGGAGATCCGCGCCGCGCGCCGGGAGCTGGAAGAGGAGAAACTCCGCGTGGAGCGGCTCAAG AGGAAGTCTCTCCGGGAGCGTTGGCTCATGGACGGGGCAGCTGAGGAGCCGGAGCAGCAGGAGGACTCCACCTCTAAAGACCCCCAGTCACCTGAGGGCCAGGCTCAGGCCCGAATCCGCAACTTGGAAGACAGCTTGTTCAC aCTCCAATCCCAGCTGCAGCTGTTGCAAAGTGCATCCACAGGTGCCCAGCACAAGTCCCCCGGCAGGCCCACCTGGCGCAGACAG GGTCATCGACCTCTCTCCCAGCCTACCGTGGAGGCAGGTCCCACAG gCCACACTGATCTGAGCAGGAGAGCCTCCCTCCCAGCTGGACCAGTGGACACCTCCCCAGAGTCCCCCTCTGAGCCCAGAGATGAGGCTGTCAGGGTTCCACCCACCCTGAGGCTGTTCCCTGGGGCAGCAGGGGCCTCCTCAGAAGCCAACGGCCCCTGCCCTGGACCCAGCCCCGCTGCAGAACAGGGGCCGAGTCAGGGGCTGGCAGCATCTGAGGGGGGCGTGGGTGAGGCCAAAGGAAGGGGCGTGGTGGAGGTGGTatgggaggggctgagggccACAGAGGACTGTGCCGCGGAGGCCACAGGCCCAGAGCTGGAGGCTAAGGTGGAGGAAATGGTGCTGGAGGCCATTGGGGACAGGCAGGAAGCTGCCTGCCCAGAGCCCCCGTCCTGGGTGAAGGAGGACAGGGGCATCGTGGAGGTGgtctgggagggggtgggagggccgGAGAGCAGCGACTCCGAGGccacaggggaggggggcaggggccagAAGGCCGCGCAGACCAGCTCCCCGAGGCTCCAGGTGAGGCTAGAGGGAGCAGCTCCTGGAGAAGGCGGCGTCCCCAGGGGCAGCTCTGACGGTGATGGGCCAGGGGGctctggaggagaggaggggtccTTCATTTGGGTGGAGAGGGTGACCCTCAGCGAAGAgtgggaggagctgggggaggagctGGTCGTGGAGGGGTTGGAAGGGCCAAGGGCACGGGGAAGCGGGGGAGGGCCTGAGAGTCcgctgggggtggagaggggggcaggggaggatgCCTGGGGGGCGGGAAGGAGCCAGGCAGAGGAACCGGTGGAGTCAGTGGGCGAAGGAAAGAAGGGGACTGAGGAAGAGGCAGGGGCAGACGGGTctctggtgggggagaggggggggagCGAGGGCTCTTTGGagccagagaggggaggaggggaggaaaagctgaggccagagaggaaaGCAGTTGAGGAACCACTGTCAGCCGCAAGAAAGGCAGTCGAGGGACctttgagggcagagagggaaagaggtgagGGGCCGTTGCGAGTAGAGCAGAAAGAAGGTGAAGAAAAACTAGAGGCGAGCGAAGAACCATTGGtgacagagggaaaggaaggcgAGAAATCactggaggcagaggaaggaggaggtgagGCGCCATcggaggcagagagaacaggaggtAAGGCACTATCGGGAGCTGAGAAAGGAGGTGAGGCGCCATcggaggcagagagaacaggaggtgAGGCACTagggggggcagaggaaggaggaggtgagGCGCCattggaggcagaggaaggaggaggtgagGCGCCGtcggaagcagagagaggaggggaggcgtCACTGAAGGCAGAGGAGACTGACGTGGTTGAAGATCATCTGAGtccagaagagcagagagagtccggaggaggaaaggaatgtcaGGCAGAGGAGGTGAGTGAGGCAGGGGCTTCCTTGGGGGCCAAGGAGGAGTCAAGGCCGGAAGAGGAAGGACCACAGCCCCAGGAGAAGCaggaaggctccctggaggaagAATCTGTAAGGCCCCAAACCCCTGCTGAGGGCCAGGGCCCCTCAGGGGACGCCACCACCCCCCTCCTGGCTGAGACCCCAGCTCCAGAGCAGCCTGCCGAGTGCCAGCCACTGCTTCAGGTGGAAGGGCCCAGGGCCAACCCTAGTGCCCGCCCTGTGCCCACCTATGCACCTGCCCGGCAGCCCGAGCCACCTGCCCCTCCCGAGGGTGAAGAGGCAAGTGGCCCTAAGCGAAAGACGTGCCAGTGTTGTGTGGTCATGTGA
- the PALM3 gene encoding paralemmin-3 isoform X4 codes for MALQSQMWSPATPTPMAESSLYRQRLEVIAEKRRLQEEIRAARRELEEEKLRVERLKRKSLRERWLMDGAAEEPEQQEDSTSKDPQSPEGQAQARIRNLEDSLFTLQSQLQLLQSASTGAQHKSPGRPTWRRQGHRPLSQPTVEAGPTGHTDLSRRASLPAGPVDTSPESPSEPRDEAVRVPPTLRLFPGAAGASSEANGPCPGPSPAAEQGPSQGLAASEGGVGEAKGRGVVEVVWEGLRATEDCAAEATGPELEAKVEEMVLEAIGDRQEAACPEPPSWVKEDRGIVEVVWEGVGGPESSDSEATGEGGRGQKAAQTSSPRLQVRLEGAAPGEGGVPRGSSDGDGPGGSGGEEGSFIWVERVTLSEEWEELGEELVVEGLEGPRARGSGGGPESPLGVERGAGEDAWGAGRSQAEEPVESVGEGKKGTEEEAGADGSLVGERGGSEGSLEPERGGGEEKLRPERKAVEEPLSAARKAVEGPLRAERERGEGPLRVEQKEGEEKLEASEEPLVTEGKEGEKSLEAEEGGGEAPSEAERTGGEAPLEAEEGGGEAPSEAERGGEASLKAEETDVVEDHLSPEEQRESGGGKECQAEEVSEAGASLGAKEESRPEEEGPQPQEKQEGSLEEESVRPQTPAEGQGPSGDATTPLLAETPAPEQPAECQPLLQVEGPRANPSARPVPTYAPARQPEPPAPPEGEEASGPKRKTCQCCVVM; via the exons ATGGCcctgcagagccagatgtggtcTCCGGCCACACCCAC GCCCATGGCCGAGAGCTCCCTCTATCGGCAGCGGCTAGAGGTCATTGCT GAGAAGCGGCGGCTGCAGGAGGAGATCCGCGCCGCGCGCCGGGAGCTGGAAGAGGAGAAACTCCGCGTGGAGCGGCTCAAG AGGAAGTCTCTCCGGGAGCGTTGGCTCATGGACGGGGCAGCTGAGGAGCCGGAGCAGCAGGAGGACTCCACCTCTAAAGACCCCCAGTCACCTGAGGGCCAGGCTCAGGCCCGAATCCGCAACTTGGAAGACAGCTTGTTCAC aCTCCAATCCCAGCTGCAGCTGTTGCAAAGTGCATCCACAGGTGCCCAGCACAAGTCCCCCGGCAGGCCCACCTGGCGCAGACAG GGTCATCGACCTCTCTCCCAGCCTACCGTGGAGGCAGGTCCCACAG gCCACACTGATCTGAGCAGGAGAGCCTCCCTCCCAGCTGGACCAGTGGACACCTCCCCAGAGTCCCCCTCTGAGCCCAGAGATGAGGCTGTCAGGGTTCCACCCACCCTGAGGCTGTTCCCTGGGGCAGCAGGGGCCTCCTCAGAAGCCAACGGCCCCTGCCCTGGACCCAGCCCCGCTGCAGAACAGGGGCCGAGTCAGGGGCTGGCAGCATCTGAGGGGGGCGTGGGTGAGGCCAAAGGAAGGGGCGTGGTGGAGGTGGTatgggaggggctgagggccACAGAGGACTGTGCCGCGGAGGCCACAGGCCCAGAGCTGGAGGCTAAGGTGGAGGAAATGGTGCTGGAGGCCATTGGGGACAGGCAGGAAGCTGCCTGCCCAGAGCCCCCGTCCTGGGTGAAGGAGGACAGGGGCATCGTGGAGGTGgtctgggagggggtgggagggccgGAGAGCAGCGACTCCGAGGccacaggggaggggggcaggggccagAAGGCCGCGCAGACCAGCTCCCCGAGGCTCCAGGTGAGGCTAGAGGGAGCAGCTCCTGGAGAAGGCGGCGTCCCCAGGGGCAGCTCTGACGGTGATGGGCCAGGGGGctctggaggagaggaggggtccTTCATTTGGGTGGAGAGGGTGACCCTCAGCGAAGAgtgggaggagctgggggaggagctGGTCGTGGAGGGGTTGGAAGGGCCAAGGGCACGGGGAAGCGGGGGAGGGCCTGAGAGTCcgctgggggtggagaggggggcaggggaggatgCCTGGGGGGCGGGAAGGAGCCAGGCAGAGGAACCGGTGGAGTCAGTGGGCGAAGGAAAGAAGGGGACTGAGGAAGAGGCAGGGGCAGACGGGTctctggtgggggagaggggggggagCGAGGGCTCTTTGGagccagagaggggaggaggggaggaaaagctgaggccagagaggaaaGCAGTTGAGGAACCACTGTCAGCCGCAAGAAAGGCAGTCGAGGGACctttgagggcagagagggaaagaggtgagGGGCCGTTGCGAGTAGAGCAGAAAGAAGGTGAAGAAAAACTAGAGGCGAGCGAAGAACCATTGGtgacagagggaaaggaaggcgAGAAATCactggaggcagaggaaggaggaggtgagGCGCCATcggaggcagagagaacaggag gtgagGCGCCattggaggcagaggaaggaggaggtgagGCGCCGtcggaagcagagagaggaggggaggcgtCACTGAAGGCAGAGGAGACTGACGTGGTTGAAGATCATCTGAGtccagaagagcagagagagtccggaggaggaaaggaatgtcaGGCAGAGGAGGTGAGTGAGGCAGGGGCTTCCTTGGGGGCCAAGGAGGAGTCAAGGCCGGAAGAGGAAGGACCACAGCCCCAGGAGAAGCaggaaggctccctggaggaagAATCTGTAAGGCCCCAAACCCCTGCTGAGGGCCAGGGCCCCTCAGGGGACGCCACCACCCCCCTCCTGGCTGAGACCCCAGCTCCAGAGCAGCCTGCCGAGTGCCAGCCACTGCTTCAGGTGGAAGGGCCCAGGGCCAACCCTAGTGCCCGCCCTGTGCCCACCTATGCACCTGCCCGGCAGCCCGAGCCACCTGCCCCTCCCGAGGGTGAAGAGGCAAGTGGCCCTAAGCGAAAGACGTGCCAGTGTTGTGTGGTCATGTGA
- the PALM3 gene encoding paralemmin-3 isoform X2 — protein sequence MALQSQMWSPATPTPMAESSLYRQRLEVIAEKRRLQEEIRAARRELEEEKLRVERLKRKSLRERWLMDGAAEEPEQQEDSTSKDPQSPEGQAQARIRNLEDSLFTLQSQLQLLQSASTGAQHKSPGRPTWRRQGHRPLSQPTVEAGPTGHTDLSRRASLPAGPVDTSPESPSEPRDEAVRVPPTLRLFPGAAGASSEANGPCPGPSPAAEQGPSQGLAASEGGVGEAKGRGVVEVVWEGLRATEDCAAEATGPELEAKVEEMVLEAIGDRQEAACPEPPSWVKEDRGIVEVVWEGVGGPESSDSEATGEGGRGQKAAQTSSPRLQVRLEGAAPGEGGVPRGSSDGDGPGGSGGEEGSFIWVERVTLSEEWEELGEELVVEGLEGPRARGSGGGPESPLGVERGAGEDAWGAGRSQAEEPVESVGEGKKGTEEEAGADGSLVGERGGSEGSLEPERGGGEEKLRPERKAVEEPLSAARKAVEGPLRAERERGEGPLRVEQKEGEEKLEASEEPLVTEGKEGEKSLEAEEGGGEAPSEAERTGGKALSGAEKGGEAPSEAERTGGEAPLEAEEGGGEAPSEAERGGEASLKAEETDVVEDHLSPEEQRESGGGKECQAEEVSEAGASLGAKEESRPEEEGPQPQEKQEGSLEEESVRPQTPAEGQGPSGDATTPLLAETPAPEQPAECQPLLQVEGPRANPSARPVPTYAPARQPEPPAPPEGEEASGPKRKTCQCCVVM from the exons ATGGCcctgcagagccagatgtggtcTCCGGCCACACCCAC GCCCATGGCCGAGAGCTCCCTCTATCGGCAGCGGCTAGAGGTCATTGCT GAGAAGCGGCGGCTGCAGGAGGAGATCCGCGCCGCGCGCCGGGAGCTGGAAGAGGAGAAACTCCGCGTGGAGCGGCTCAAG AGGAAGTCTCTCCGGGAGCGTTGGCTCATGGACGGGGCAGCTGAGGAGCCGGAGCAGCAGGAGGACTCCACCTCTAAAGACCCCCAGTCACCTGAGGGCCAGGCTCAGGCCCGAATCCGCAACTTGGAAGACAGCTTGTTCAC aCTCCAATCCCAGCTGCAGCTGTTGCAAAGTGCATCCACAGGTGCCCAGCACAAGTCCCCCGGCAGGCCCACCTGGCGCAGACAG GGTCATCGACCTCTCTCCCAGCCTACCGTGGAGGCAGGTCCCACAG gCCACACTGATCTGAGCAGGAGAGCCTCCCTCCCAGCTGGACCAGTGGACACCTCCCCAGAGTCCCCCTCTGAGCCCAGAGATGAGGCTGTCAGGGTTCCACCCACCCTGAGGCTGTTCCCTGGGGCAGCAGGGGCCTCCTCAGAAGCCAACGGCCCCTGCCCTGGACCCAGCCCCGCTGCAGAACAGGGGCCGAGTCAGGGGCTGGCAGCATCTGAGGGGGGCGTGGGTGAGGCCAAAGGAAGGGGCGTGGTGGAGGTGGTatgggaggggctgagggccACAGAGGACTGTGCCGCGGAGGCCACAGGCCCAGAGCTGGAGGCTAAGGTGGAGGAAATGGTGCTGGAGGCCATTGGGGACAGGCAGGAAGCTGCCTGCCCAGAGCCCCCGTCCTGGGTGAAGGAGGACAGGGGCATCGTGGAGGTGgtctgggagggggtgggagggccgGAGAGCAGCGACTCCGAGGccacaggggaggggggcaggggccagAAGGCCGCGCAGACCAGCTCCCCGAGGCTCCAGGTGAGGCTAGAGGGAGCAGCTCCTGGAGAAGGCGGCGTCCCCAGGGGCAGCTCTGACGGTGATGGGCCAGGGGGctctggaggagaggaggggtccTTCATTTGGGTGGAGAGGGTGACCCTCAGCGAAGAgtgggaggagctgggggaggagctGGTCGTGGAGGGGTTGGAAGGGCCAAGGGCACGGGGAAGCGGGGGAGGGCCTGAGAGTCcgctgggggtggagaggggggcaggggaggatgCCTGGGGGGCGGGAAGGAGCCAGGCAGAGGAACCGGTGGAGTCAGTGGGCGAAGGAAAGAAGGGGACTGAGGAAGAGGCAGGGGCAGACGGGTctctggtgggggagaggggggggagCGAGGGCTCTTTGGagccagagaggggaggaggggaggaaaagctgaggccagagaggaaaGCAGTTGAGGAACCACTGTCAGCCGCAAGAAAGGCAGTCGAGGGACctttgagggcagagagggaaagaggtgagGGGCCGTTGCGAGTAGAGCAGAAAGAAGGTGAAGAAAAACTAGAGGCGAGCGAAGAACCATTGGtgacagagggaaaggaaggcgAGAAATCactggaggcagaggaaggaggaggtgagGCGCCATcggaggcagagagaacaggaggtAAGGCACTATCGGGAGCTGAGAAAGGAGGTGAGGCGCCATcggaggcagagagaacaggag gtgagGCGCCattggaggcagaggaaggaggaggtgagGCGCCGtcggaagcagagagaggaggggaggcgtCACTGAAGGCAGAGGAGACTGACGTGGTTGAAGATCATCTGAGtccagaagagcagagagagtccggaggaggaaaggaatgtcaGGCAGAGGAGGTGAGTGAGGCAGGGGCTTCCTTGGGGGCCAAGGAGGAGTCAAGGCCGGAAGAGGAAGGACCACAGCCCCAGGAGAAGCaggaaggctccctggaggaagAATCTGTAAGGCCCCAAACCCCTGCTGAGGGCCAGGGCCCCTCAGGGGACGCCACCACCCCCCTCCTGGCTGAGACCCCAGCTCCAGAGCAGCCTGCCGAGTGCCAGCCACTGCTTCAGGTGGAAGGGCCCAGGGCCAACCCTAGTGCCCGCCCTGTGCCCACCTATGCACCTGCCCGGCAGCCCGAGCCACCTGCCCCTCCCGAGGGTGAAGAGGCAAGTGGCCCTAAGCGAAAGACGTGCCAGTGTTGTGTGGTCATGTGA
- the PALM3 gene encoding paralemmin-3 isoform X5, with protein sequence MALQSQMWSPATPTPMAESSLYRQRLEVIAEKRRLQEEIRAARRELEEEKLRVERLKRKSLRERWLMDGAAEEPEQQEDSTSKDPQSPEGQAQARIRNLEDSLFTLQSQLQLLQSASTGAQHKSPGRPTWRRQGHRPLSQPTVEAGPTGHTDLSRRASLPAGPVDTSPESPSEPRDEAVRVPPTLRLFPGAAGASSEANGPCPGPSPAAEQGPSQGLAASEGGVGEAKGRGVVEVVWEGLRATEDCAAEATGPELEAKVEEMVLEAIGDRQEAACPEPPSWVKEDRGIVEVVWEGVGGPESSDSEATGEGGRGQKAAQTSSPRLQVRLEGAAPGEGGVPRGSSDGDGPGGSGGEEGSFIWVERVTLSEEWEELGEELVVEGLEGPRARGSGGGPESPLGVERGAGEDAWGAGRSQAEEPVESVGEGKKGTEEEAGADGSLVGERGGSEGSLEPERGGGEEKLRPERKAVEEPLSAARKAVEGPLRAERERGEGPLRVEQKEGEEKLEASEEPLVTEGKEGEKSLEAEEGGGEAPSEAERTGGKALSGAEKGGEAPSEAERGGEASLKAEETDVVEDHLSPEEQRESGGGKECQAEEVSEAGASLGAKEESRPEEEGPQPQEKQEGSLEEESVRPQTPAEGQGPSGDATTPLLAETPAPEQPAECQPLLQVEGPRANPSARPVPTYAPARQPEPPAPPEGEEASGPKRKTCQCCVVM encoded by the exons ATGGCcctgcagagccagatgtggtcTCCGGCCACACCCAC GCCCATGGCCGAGAGCTCCCTCTATCGGCAGCGGCTAGAGGTCATTGCT GAGAAGCGGCGGCTGCAGGAGGAGATCCGCGCCGCGCGCCGGGAGCTGGAAGAGGAGAAACTCCGCGTGGAGCGGCTCAAG AGGAAGTCTCTCCGGGAGCGTTGGCTCATGGACGGGGCAGCTGAGGAGCCGGAGCAGCAGGAGGACTCCACCTCTAAAGACCCCCAGTCACCTGAGGGCCAGGCTCAGGCCCGAATCCGCAACTTGGAAGACAGCTTGTTCAC aCTCCAATCCCAGCTGCAGCTGTTGCAAAGTGCATCCACAGGTGCCCAGCACAAGTCCCCCGGCAGGCCCACCTGGCGCAGACAG GGTCATCGACCTCTCTCCCAGCCTACCGTGGAGGCAGGTCCCACAG gCCACACTGATCTGAGCAGGAGAGCCTCCCTCCCAGCTGGACCAGTGGACACCTCCCCAGAGTCCCCCTCTGAGCCCAGAGATGAGGCTGTCAGGGTTCCACCCACCCTGAGGCTGTTCCCTGGGGCAGCAGGGGCCTCCTCAGAAGCCAACGGCCCCTGCCCTGGACCCAGCCCCGCTGCAGAACAGGGGCCGAGTCAGGGGCTGGCAGCATCTGAGGGGGGCGTGGGTGAGGCCAAAGGAAGGGGCGTGGTGGAGGTGGTatgggaggggctgagggccACAGAGGACTGTGCCGCGGAGGCCACAGGCCCAGAGCTGGAGGCTAAGGTGGAGGAAATGGTGCTGGAGGCCATTGGGGACAGGCAGGAAGCTGCCTGCCCAGAGCCCCCGTCCTGGGTGAAGGAGGACAGGGGCATCGTGGAGGTGgtctgggagggggtgggagggccgGAGAGCAGCGACTCCGAGGccacaggggaggggggcaggggccagAAGGCCGCGCAGACCAGCTCCCCGAGGCTCCAGGTGAGGCTAGAGGGAGCAGCTCCTGGAGAAGGCGGCGTCCCCAGGGGCAGCTCTGACGGTGATGGGCCAGGGGGctctggaggagaggaggggtccTTCATTTGGGTGGAGAGGGTGACCCTCAGCGAAGAgtgggaggagctgggggaggagctGGTCGTGGAGGGGTTGGAAGGGCCAAGGGCACGGGGAAGCGGGGGAGGGCCTGAGAGTCcgctgggggtggagaggggggcaggggaggatgCCTGGGGGGCGGGAAGGAGCCAGGCAGAGGAACCGGTGGAGTCAGTGGGCGAAGGAAAGAAGGGGACTGAGGAAGAGGCAGGGGCAGACGGGTctctggtgggggagaggggggggagCGAGGGCTCTTTGGagccagagaggggaggaggggaggaaaagctgaggccagagaggaaaGCAGTTGAGGAACCACTGTCAGCCGCAAGAAAGGCAGTCGAGGGACctttgagggcagagagggaaagaggtgagGGGCCGTTGCGAGTAGAGCAGAAAGAAGGTGAAGAAAAACTAGAGGCGAGCGAAGAACCATTGGtgacagagggaaaggaaggcgAGAAATCactggaggcagaggaaggaggaggtgagGCGCCATcggaggcagagagaacaggaggtAAGGCACTATCGGGAGCTGAGAAAGGAG gtgagGCGCCGtcggaagcagagagaggaggggaggcgtCACTGAAGGCAGAGGAGACTGACGTGGTTGAAGATCATCTGAGtccagaagagcagagagagtccggaggaggaaaggaatgtcaGGCAGAGGAGGTGAGTGAGGCAGGGGCTTCCTTGGGGGCCAAGGAGGAGTCAAGGCCGGAAGAGGAAGGACCACAGCCCCAGGAGAAGCaggaaggctccctggaggaagAATCTGTAAGGCCCCAAACCCCTGCTGAGGGCCAGGGCCCCTCAGGGGACGCCACCACCCCCCTCCTGGCTGAGACCCCAGCTCCAGAGCAGCCTGCCGAGTGCCAGCCACTGCTTCAGGTGGAAGGGCCCAGGGCCAACCCTAGTGCCCGCCCTGTGCCCACCTATGCACCTGCCCGGCAGCCCGAGCCACCTGCCCCTCCCGAGGGTGAAGAGGCAAGTGGCCCTAAGCGAAAGACGTGCCAGTGTTGTGTGGTCATGTGA